TTCTTCAAGACATTATTCTAACTTGGGTCCAATTCTGGATACATCACTAGGATCAAAGGAAGTTGCTAAAGGAAATATGACATGTGAAAAGAAGCCTTTACCTGTAGATAGCATGGAGGTTGATGTTAGTGCCAGCAAGCTTAAGATGGAAGTCAACCCTGTGGCTGCAGGAGTTACGGTGCCACCGATGTTGGCCGAGAACGTCACATTGAGTAAGCCTAATAAGAAATGAGTTATACAGTTGCAATTAACTAGGTAGCTTGTGCAGTTAGATCTTATATTCTTACTGCAACTATTGCGACTTAATTTTATAGGTTACCAGTAGATAAATTTGGTCTGTTTATATTTGCCTTCTGTTCTGCACCTAAAGATTGAGATTCTATTTGTGACACATGGGACGTACGTGCTATGCTTAGTGTTAACTACCACATATTATTATAAGTTACATGGTGGCCACTAAGGTACCTCATCTACAGAAATCTTACAACAGTAACACAGCACATCCAATCAAATAGGTCATTGATGTCATTGTTCTAATCATTTGAAAGAAACTTTATCAAGTGGCCATGCACAGCAGATTTGCTCTGCATGTTGGGCCATATGCTCTGCAATTTTACTCTTTCACATTCATTTTCTTGAAGAAACTCTTAACTGGGTTCAAATACAGGGACAGGGGAGCTTGCTGAAGGAAATGTGACCTGTGAAAACAAAAAGCCAGTAGCAGTAGACATTATGGAAGTGGATGTCAGTGATAAAGTTAAGACGGTAACCAGTCCGGTGGCTATCGAAGTAACACCGCCACCAGTGTCAACCAAGAACAATGCATCGAGTAAGCCTACTAAGAAGCGGATTACTCCTATTGCAATTTGACTAAGTAGCTGAAAGCAATTAGGATAATGATGCGTTATGTAGTGATAACAAGCACTGGATATTATGTTTAAGCTACCCTGTAAAGTTGAGTGTGCAGTCGTGTTCACCTTCTGCCCTAGTAGTAGCCCCCATGTATTCTCTTCCTGCTCTTGACACAATTGGTAATGTGGACACATAGGTTGTGTATGATCACACTTTATTATGAAGCAACATGCAGCCACTAACAGGCATTTACACAATGGACTTTTGTGAAAATTCCTGTTGGAATTCTTTCGCACACATAAACTGCTCATATACAATTGCTGACAAATAATTACACATTGAATCCAATCAAATGGGTCTCTGACACCCTTATTTCATTCACATGAAAGAACCATAGAATCTTTTCAAAATACTCAAATGCATGCAAGCGTATGTGTATGTGCATGTATAGGTATGGATATGATAATTGCCTCAAGTTGAATGACCTTCATCAGTATCGGCAGTCTTGGGCAGGCAGTGGCATCATCTTCTTAGGACTTGGTTATGTGCGCCTTGGATTTCTCAAACTCTTCTTCTTTCTGGCCTGCCTCTTCAAATCTTATGTCTTCATCTTCAGAAAGGACCTCAATCTTTTCGCCAAGCGGCCCTGGCATGATCTTCTCGTCGATATGCTTGTGCTTAGTGACGTTGATGAGCTCtgctttcttctcttctttgctCTCGTGTTTCTTGTGCCAGGTCCAAGGGAGGTGGTGTGCCGTCTTTCCTGCAGCCGCAGCGCTCGAGGATTCGCCAATGGCTTCCTGCTTCTTCACCGCCTCTTGGAACTTGATGTCCTCGTCTATTGAGAGCTTGACAACGTCGGCGCCATGGGGGCCTGACATGGTCTCCTTGTGTACATGGACATGGTCGCTGTAGTTGAGCACCTCAGCCTTGgtctccctcttcctccccttTTTCTTGTGCCAGCAGAAGAATGCGGCGAGGCatccgagcaggagcaggccgCCCAGTGAGACGAACACCACGATGATGACGATGTGGTGCGGAGGGCTAGGCGGAGGCGGCACGGGTGTTGGAGGTGGGTGGATAtgcggtggcggaggcgctagcgggcgaggtggtggtggtgcttgaGGGCGAGGagttggcggtggcggtggacgGATGGGCGGTGATGGTGGGGGTGGAGcacggcgcggtggcggcgggggcaacgcgggtggaggcggagcacggtgtggtggtggcgggggcaatgcgggtggaggcggagcacggcgtggtggtggtggaggcaatgatggtggaggcggagcacggcgcggtggtggcgggggcagagcgggcggcgggggagcaCGGCGAGGCGGTGGAGGGGGCAGAGTGGGTGGTGGCGGAGCACgttgtggaggtggaggagcacgGATGGGTGGTGGGAAGCGctgtggcggtggcggggcttGAGGCCGCGGTGTTGGCCTTGGATAGTAAGGGTTTGGAGGGAAGTAGGGGAAGCCTAGTCCAGGAGGATTAGGGTTGAACGCCATTGTTGGATGAGAGAGAGCGCGCGCTAGGAGGCCTTGGTGCTCCGAGCAAGAGAGGTAACTGTGCTGCTGCTGTAGTGCGATGAGCTGTGTTGGTGATCATGTAGctcatatgtatatatacaggAAGCCTATGGCTTGGAGGTAAAGGGCGTGAAGATTGGATTTGAGTTCCAAGTGACTTGGCTCCTCTGCTACGGTTTCGGCTGGGCTTGCTTCCAAACAATGCGTTCCTTGGCATCAAAGCCCATGCGTGTGCAGCTGGCCCGGGTATGAGTGGGACTGAGACACCTAGCTCGAATCCGCCTTTTGGACCTCATGATCTACACAAAACTTGCTTAATTTTCAGTGAAGCCTCTATCATGGCCGTACCATTCTTTATTTGGAATGGCGTCGCATACGGATCACACGCACGCTTCTTGTGCCCTCAGCAATGGTTCTTTTTGTGCTTGTGCTTCAGCTTCTGCAATGCTTTTGAGTGAAGTAGGCTTGGCTTGAAGCTCATGCgacggaggaagacgacggCCACGCTTTCGGCCGGTCTCGCATGGAGACGCTCCGTGTCCAGCCCAGATGATCTGGATGCCATTCGATGGGCGTGTGCCCAGTCTAGGAGCTGCCTTGTAAGCAAATGGCAACTAGTTTGAGTGTGTTGTAAGGTACGGATGCGATCGGCATCTTGTCTTTGCTAGCATGCTGACCACGTCCATCTGCCTGCATCGTAATTCGCAAGATAAGTGGATAAGCTGGCTATCTTTGCAAATCTTGGATGATCATTTCACACAATTTTTCATtgattcatcatcatcatatgaCTAGAGAAATATCCATCATTTCTCTGCAGACAAATAAGTAATACAGAGCAGATGacttgctgctgctgatgtAGCCCAAGGAGACCATCCCACCACGGCCCAGTTAGAATTTGGGCCGATTCTGGTGTACGGCCTTATGGCCTATCCCTGTCCAGCCCAACAGGGCTGAAAACAAAGCCCACGGTGCAAATTAAAAGAGACGGGGGTCCTGGGCTAAGAAGACAACTCTACTATGAATCAGTCAACATAGGCAATATGCAACATGAATGAAGAGAAAATAAGAATCAAGTTGCGGATGGGCAAACATATATGTTGCCACCACCAACCAGTGCGATCCGGTGCTCCAGTGCTGGTATGATAGTATCCGTGCGAGCTTGCTCTCGACTGGTACATCGTTAATGAGGCCCCAAAAGAGGGAGTACCATACGACCACTCCCTAGGCAAAGCCAGTATGGAGTTTAGATGAAGGACATGTAGCAAGAAAGGTGTCCTTCTTTGTGTCTGGAGGCAATTAAGCTAGGTACAACAAGAATGCGGCATCTTTGTTCAGCTTCCTTCGATGCTGCCAGTCCAGATTCGACTACTTGTGTGATGTTCAGATATGATCCTAGAGTACCTAGTCCAGTACTGCAGCAAAAATCACCAATGCAAAGGACacatgaatgaatgaataggAGACTCTTGGTCGTAGTGTGAAGCATGTCCCACATAGATGTGCATGCCCTCCCAAAGTAGAGGTCGCAGGACACCAAAAGGCACATCACACAGCATCCATATGATATTGTGCACAAGTACTCACATTGAGCCATCAACATCACACACCATGCACCTCTCGCTCTCATGGCCGCATGGAGATATGGCATGGAGTGTATGGGATTATGGGCTGATGCAGCAAACGCCGACCAGGAAAGAAAAAAGGCTGCTTACTACTACAGCTGCTTATTGGAAGAAGGAGCTGCAGTACTGCACAATGTGATGCATAGCATGGAATGGAATGAACTGCTATGCTCCCAGTGTGTGCTAGCTAGTAGTGACCTGCACATGAGCCGCACAAAGAAATGAGGCGTGTCCTTGGCCTCCCTTTTCTGCCCAATCATGGCACAACACACCGGcccagccgccggccgccgtgtgAACAACCAGAGCTAGCCGCCATTAGGCCCCGGTTGGGGCATATTCTCGTAGGAACTAATAAGGGCTTAATTGTTTGGAACGTATGGTCGTATCTAATTAAGACCTATAAAACATCTGTAATTACAACATTAGTTTTAATTTGTGACCTCTAATAAGATAGGTAGATGAATGGCGGCTGGCTTTGGAAATAGTAAGAAAATGGCAGGTAAATGATGCATGTATAGGGTGGTGAGATGGCATGCCAAAAGATATGGATTGATGAGCAAGGGTCCAAGCGACCTCTGCAGGCATGTAGCCGTATATGCCTACGGGATCGCTGACGTGGACGCCTCCCTCTGCTCGATCAGGTCCACCACGCATGCATGGCCTGCTAGCTGCATACAGAAGCGTACACACTACATGCGGCGGATCGGAGAAAATTCATCACCGTACCAATTGTATATACATTCGCACCTCCCATCATGTATATGGAAGGACTTATTTTAATTTTCCGTCCTTGGGCCCACAGTGCATGTACCCATAATGCATGTTAAGAGAAATTAAATGGATCCAGTACGAATTCATTCTTGAGAGAAGAGCAAAGGATCGGTCCCCCTTTGGCCTTGCAACCTTGCTCCTtgatccgccgccgccttcttcgtTCGATCACCTATCTTTGATGGTTCTGCCGCCCTGTGCTCTGAAACCTTAAATTGAATATGGCCAGCTGATCCTTTTAGTGTCATGGGCAATGTGTATGAGTTATGGGCACTTGTCTCAACGATGAATGGTAACAACGAACTATCTCACTATGGCATATACAGGTTGCAATCCACAATTTGGATGTAAGCACAAGTAGTCCCTGATGCAAGGCAAGTATTGCCTTAGCTTCTTTGTTGTAGTAACAACAGGTAATTAACAACAGGACATCACGGTGGATGCACCACAACCATGCTCTAAGCCGTGCCAATTGAATATGTGTTGCCACCTCCTCAATCCACCGCCCTTCTTCCCTACCTTTGATTACTCAGCTCACTACCTTGTGACATGTCGTCCTACTTGATCTAAGAAGAGCATGGCCAGCTCCCTCTAGTGTGATGGGCAATATGAATATGTTACACGGATGGATCTATCACCTGCATACCATCGCCACCCTAGCCTAAGAGCGTAGGGTCACCGGCTATGACATGGGTCCTGGAACCCTAACCTGCTAGTTGCCACAGATAAAGGACATCGTTAATTATGTAGATATTATTAAAAGCACTGTTATTGATAATATCAGATGTGTACTCTGATCCTCCCAGTgccttttgtattaacttggtcaaatttaaaataatttgactattaggataaactaaattaaaatgccttgtatttcaggacggagggagtgCATGTCTAACTTACTTAAAAGTGCTTTTCTTAAACCATAGTTACCAGATTAATATAATACATTCCCTGTTGACAAGAATGAAGAAAGAAGCTAAGCATAGAAGCACTATTTGGTGAATGCTCACTATTTCTTAGAACCTGAAAGGTCCTAGTGGCTACTACAAAAACTcctaatttattttgaaaaccAATTAAAAGCTCCTAAATTTAACCTTGCATCAACAATTTAGCTAGGAAACGTATATGtagtttattaaaaaaaaaattgaaaacctTGCGATAATTTATTTATTGCTAATATGCATCGCATATTGTGTCTGCCGTCCATAAGGAAACAAAGTGAAGAGCATGGCATGTCCTACAACATAGAAAGCTGCACCGTACATGATGCAGCAGCTAGGCAAGGCGAACCTGCCTCCTGCCGGCATGCTTGCCTGTAGTCTGTAGACGACGCTGGCAGCAGCCGTGAAACACGGTTTGGTAGCCCTTTTTCTCTTCAGCACTGCATGCCGTGGACAGACTGCTAGCAGCTACTCTCGATCAATCATATATTCATACTGATAGCATGCATGCAGTGCATGAATCGATCGGTATATGCTTTGCATACAGTGACATGTCAATGATAAAACAGTCGACTAGAAACATACAAAGATCCTCGTTACGCTGGGTCCCACCGCACCGCAGGGTGGGCCATCCTTCGATTGTGGTGTGTGTGGTTGAACTTTTGTCAGATGATGGGGGTCCACGCATCATGCATGCAAGCACATATAGTACTGTGTGAGTTAGTGCATAGTATCaaggttgttttaatttttttatgtatagattttgctatgtatcaagacgtaatttcatatttttatgcatagcaatatctatgtatcaataaaaattaaaacaatTTATATTTTGGAAAGGATCGGAGGGAGTATTCAATTTTCCTGTGTTTTTCTAGAGCGAGGAAATGGAAATTAAAAGATGTTGCACTATATCATAAGATCGACCATATGCATGATGGAGCTAGCCTACCGGCCATTATTTTAAAAAGTGGTATCAACCTTTTATGTTCTTTTCATTTGTGCATATATATAGCTGAAGATAATGCAATAGAACAGCAGGTCAAGAGCAAGTGTGATGTACtctctctgtttcaaattgtagatcattttaatttttctagatacataatattTGTTATGCACCACAATATATGTATATCTAGATATGTAGCAGAATATATGCATttataaaagctaaaacgacctacgattttgaacagagggagtagtaccCACATGGGTAAAACCAAAACGAGGTAGCTAGTAGCtatgtcgccgccgccgccgtccttgaTAGCGGCATGCAGTAGCTAGCATCTACAACAAACCTAGCTAGCTTATCTCCTGTTGTGCATTGGCGCTGTGTGATAGTGACAGTGACGGCTCAACGGCGGCATGTGTGCATGCCTCCGATCCGGCCCCAATAATGATATGATCGTCCATCTCTCTCGCCGGCCGTAAAGTTGTTGCATACTATTGCaatcgccgacgccgccgtacAATTTCGCACTGTGCTCAGATCGCCGTCAGTGTCTTCTACATGTTGGCCATGTATCCATCATGGGCACACCCCACGCCTTGCATGCATCCCGTGCTTGGTTCCGTCAGGCGCGCGTCGTCATCGAATTCTTATTATTATTCGAATTTACTATATAAGCATATGCATGTTCTACTCCAATCCAACTCTATAAGCGAGCTAGAGGTACTATTATTTGCTTCCTGTCCAAAAAAGAAACTAGAATTGCATTCATATGGGACAATGCATGTTTGAATCATAAGATTGTATTCTTTTTGGCTCGCATAGCGTAGGTTATATGTATATCGTCCTTGTTAATAATACACAGCAGGGGTAAAGCCAGACGAGGTTGCCACCGGGGTTGCGGCTCCTTTGGATAGCGGGGTCAAGTATAGAGATGAACAGTGTTTTACACTGCATTTTACAAATTTCGTCGAGGTCCGACAACCCCAATAAGCTAAGGCAGCTTCGCCCCTAATACACAGTAATGATAGGTTAATCCATGCTCATAGCAAGAATTAATAATGTTAGCACAATCTCGAAAGATGATACAAACTACGGGCGTGTTTGGTCGGTAGCCAAACCTTGCCATGCCAAACCTTAGATGCGCCACGGTTTTTAGTTAGCCGTTTCATTCTCTGCCACCATTGTGGCTAGCCAAACTTTTCTAGCCTAGTGTCGCTGGCTAACCTGTGGTAAACAGTTTGGTAGCCACAGCTTAGACAGTtggcaaaagaaaaggataaagaaaagaagaagtGAGGCAACAAAGACGAAGCAAGCCCTAATTAATTAAGCCTCCGTTCTGCGTTTTGTTTTCTTATGCTTTCGCGAGATCCAAGGAAAGAGGAGGAAATAAAGGAGAGAGTGTGTGTGTAGTATAGGGCAGAGGAGTGATCTGAACGAATATGAACGGCAGGCATTGCTCAGCGTCAGCGAAGGCCATGCGTACGCATTCATGTGTACAAGCAGCGATCCATCTCTTCTCTGTTGCATGATTGGCTCCTGTCTGTCAGCACTGTAATCAGTGCATGCATGCCTACCGCAGATAACCTTTTCTATTCAGATACCTTGCTCCTTTCCCTTCTTTAACCGATCCTagctttcttctttttaatttcGTCAATAAAACTAAAAAGGAGGTAGGCCATGCCTAAGGTTAGGTGTTTGCTACGTTATGGCTTGCCACACTCTGTGGCAAACATAGATTGTTTGGTTGATGACTAAGGTGTGGTGATTTTTATGTGGCTCATGTTTGTTTGGATAGCTGCCACAAATGCATGGTCAAACTTGCCACCAAATGTTTGGTTTGGTGTTAAAATAAGATCAGATATTTTCTTCAAGCAAAAATGAGTTTAAAAAATCCAACAAGCCTATTCTTGAGAATAAAATCAACTAGAACAGTACTTAGATATGAGTGAAGGCTCTCAGGTTGGTAGCTCCTCGGTTCAAGAGTCTGAGCATTGAATTAAAAATGAGTCTAGGTGACGGTAGTGACTGGCTGACTGCATGCAGCTGCGATGAGCAGAAAAAAGCGATGCGTTTGTGGCGCGCCATAGGTGGTGGCGGAGAAAGAGCTCGCCGCAGGTTTGACGGAAAAAACTGTGGCGAGCACCCGGGCAGCTGTGGCGAGCTAAACTGTGGTGTTTGAATgcaggattaaagtttagttcgAGTCACATCGGAGGTTTGATCATTAAAggagtgtttggttctttagaatctcctaaaattcctatcccatcgaatgtttagatactaattagaagtattaaacatagactaattataaaactaattgcacaaatggaggctaatttgcaagatgaatcaattaagcctaattagtccatgatttgacaatgtgatgctacagtaaacatgtgctaatgatggattaattaggcttaattgattcatcttgcaaattagactccgtttgtgtaattagttttataattagttcatgtttagtcctcctaattagccaccgaatattcgatgtgacatgaattttagtcaggactaaagatccaaacacctcctaattagaagtattaaatatagattaatgagaaaactaattgcataaacgagggctaattcgcgagatgaatctattaagcctaattaatccataattagcacacgtttactgtagcaccacatgggccaatcatggactgattaggcttaatagatttgtcttgtgAATTAACTcttatttatgcaattagtttcatcattagactatatttaatactcctaattaatgtgcaaacattcgatgtgatagggactaaagtttagtcggGGAATCCAAACACCGCCTTAAATAATAAACCAAACACCTACCAAAATTGTTGTTGCAAGCCTAATGTTTGGCGTGGAAAACTGTAGCCGGCAACCAAACATCCTAATCAAGACAGGCATCTTAATTGGTCTCTCACACATCATCATCATTTGATCTTCTATATATGTACTCAGATGATCTTGGGAGGAGCTTACTAGTTGTGACACTTGCCTTTGTAGTAGAAAGTGGGTATGTCCAGCTAGCTTTGGAGGTCATTACCTGTACTCTCGCTATCACTAAAAGAAAGGCACTTTAGGGGGGAAAAACTCATAAAAATTAGCAGAAGTGTGTGAAATGACCTTGGTTGCTCCCCCTTTTTTTGTTGCTTATTCGTGGACAATTGACTGTTGCATGTACGTGCAGATACTAAATATGGCAAACAATGACAAAAATTGTGGGACAAATTTCGAATCACAAAATGACTTTCCTTTAGGGATGGAGGGAATAGTTGCTTTCTGCCAACTACAGGTGGTTGTTGAGTAATATGTGCCGGTAGATAATATTTCAACATCATGAGGTTTGCTATTTTATTTAGTTGGTTTTCATCCTTTCAGAGCAGTAGCAATGTAATAATAATCTATAATACTATACGTCTATACATGCAACTCATGGTACTAAAAATCATAGAGATTGGGACAACTTTTCATCTTAAAAAAATTAACCATCGAGCAATAGATTGATAAGAAATGCAAGGGTTGTGTTAGGGTTAGTGTTCATCGAATCTCCAAACTTAGAGGGAGTGAAAGAGGCGATGACATGTGCCCCCATATGGGCGGCAATGCAGCAAATGTGGCAACCATGATGGGCCGGGGTGGCGGGCGAGGTGGTGGGTGGCATGGTGACCGCGTGTGACGAGCAGTTAGTGTAGTAGATAGTGGCGCACGGAAGGGGGAAGGGCTACGACTACAGCAACAAAATGTAAGAGGTGCTTTAACGTGGCAATCGGGCTATGCCAAAAGATGAAGTACCCTCTACGGGTGCACGAACGAACGGGCCAGGCTCGGGTCATGAAACACACAAGAGGCCAGAGTTGAATTTTAGCTATGTGTGAACATTCATCGTTGTCCCATAGAGCCCCATAACTTGAACGCATTGAAATGTATCCTGTTGCTGGACACACATTTTTCCAATAATCAAAAAGTGTCCTGACTAAACAAACATTTCACAATTGGACTATGTGTGCATGTGTGTATTGCATGCACCTTCCAAGTCTCTTTCACAAGCAAGACGTGGCTTAAATAACTCGCTGAAAGAAGGGCCTACGAATCTCGATTTGATCATCTAATAATGCACACTGAAAATGTGTAGTTATGCTGTTCACTCGATTTCTTTTTCCATACAACCACATCCATGGGTGATCGCTCATAATACACTTGTTGGCCACGATCGATCAGAACGTGATATGCAGACTTGAAAACAAATATATATAGCTTTACTTCAGTAAGTAATCAGTTAAGAATGTATGCAAATATAGGAAGTTGAAGATCGGAACCTGTTACATTTTTATGTTAATTTTCTGAATATGCATGACACATGTAACGCACTAGAACAAATTCTCCAAGGACTACCTTACAAAGTTCATGCTATGCtgacatttattttttattattgtgGTAGATGTTCCTGTGGATGTGGAGACTGAAACAGTGCGTACTGCTGACCAAATACCGCAGGGATCAGGCCAGAAAAATTAAAACCAGGTAGACATTCATTATATCAATGTCAGAAATTAATGCAATTTATCTATAGCCCTTACGTTGGATAGCTGCTAGATAGATAAACATGCATGGATCATCTTATTTCTTCATTAAGGTAATTCAAATGCGTACCTACTACATCTGGTATCTGTAATCAATAAAAGGAGTATAAATTTTTCTTATGTGTGTACATGTTCACTGGTTTATGTTTATTAGTGATACATGTGAAGATTATTTGGTTTATTTGCCACCTATACCAATTATCTCGACTTGTAATAATACCAGTACATTGTGTGTCGTCGTCCTATAATTTCTTGGCATGCTACACATAGTATTATGTTTTTTTAGTTGTGAAACTACGCCTAGCTTATTGGAATAATGTGTTCAGTGACCGGGGGGGTTAATAAAGGGACATATATGGGAGAAGatctattttccttttcttggtAATTGGGTCAGTGAGCCATTTGCTTTGATTATCGACTATTCATTTGTTCCAGTGGTGGGCTTGGCCAAGTCAGGGATGATGCTGTAAGGATATCCTAGTAAGTTTTGTCAATGAATTCAGGGCGACCATTGGCTTTTGGAACAAAAAAAAACCGCAACATATGAAATTAAACTACATGTCCTGGTAACTAAGTGTCATTTAGGTCAATTTTACTTAACCTAGATTAATGAAAATTTCGTTGGTTTTTATGTTCCTCTTATGTTCATTTTGTATGGATTCCAGTTATTGGTTCGCATATATCATTTGTTAGGGTTCCCCTTCACGAGTTTCAACAAGACTTTATTAACATGAAATCAAACTGGCTGAGAAGTATGAACATAGCCCGTAGTATGTTGTAGATGACTATACAGAGATGCCAAAATTAGTTTGACCTAGCAGTGATGAGCAACAAGAGAGAGGCTGCTTTAGATTTATATCAGAAATCGGAATGGAAAAGTATTGGAAGACAACCTTACATTACATATCGGCGTGCACCAAGGCAACATTATTATGGAAACTGCAATTTATGGATGCAAGGCTTAAATCATTCTCGTTCGAAATTTTCATGCTTTAAAATACAGATGATTCAATTAGTTGACTTTTGACCTTTTGGGTCAACGACCCAAtgatctagaaaaaaaaaccaaaaaactGTCTCCCTACCTGCAATGTACATATACATTTATGCATGTATTCATGAGGATATCGAAAACTTCGAGGGAGTTACACATCATCGCCCTTTACTGACACATATATACAATGTTGAACCAATTTTATGAAAAGCATGGGTTAACAATTAGGCACAAATTAAAAGGCCTTAGCTCTAGCAATTTGCAAGATATGTGTTAATTTGATTATTCTTTGCGGTGGAACGTAAATGACCTTTTGTATACAGTATATAAAGCAACCATCAATAGAAGGTACAAGGATTATGTTTTATGGTACTCCCGGCCCTCTGTTTTTAATATATGATGTTTGGAACTAGCTGCTTCTTCGTTCAAAATGAAATAACTAGATGCTTGTCCTAAACCTCAGAGACTTAAAATGgatcggagggagtataatCTTATGTCTTTATTTGAGTAGTTTTACCTTAGAGtaaaattctgaaaaatgaGTGTAATATCAAAGTTCAACATATACATGATTTGCATGCATCTTGCGAGCATGGTCTGCCCATGACTTGCTATATTAGATTACCATTAAGCCCATTTCAAACAAAATTTCACGGGTACACATTATTTTCTGTAGgtccattataaaaaaagataagagAAACAAAGgggaaagtaaaaaaaattgggCTTTAATTTGGGAGGGC
The genomic region above belongs to Setaria italica strain Yugu1 chromosome VI, Setaria_italica_v2.0, whole genome shotgun sequence and contains:
- the LOC101761522 gene encoding proline-rich receptor-like protein kinase PERK10, giving the protein MAFNPNPPGLGFPYFPPNPYYPRPTPRPQAPPPPQRFPPPIRAPPPPQRAPPPPTLPPPPPRRAPPPPALPPPPPRRAPPPPSLPPPPPRRAPPPPALPPPPPHRAPPPPALPPPPPRRAPPPPSPPIRPPPPPTPRPQAPPPPRPLAPPPPHIHPPPTPVPPPPSPPHHIVIIVVFVSLGGLLLLGCLAAFFCWHKKKGRKRETKAEVLNYSDHVHVHKETMSGPHGADVVKLSIDEDIKFQEAVKKQEAIGESSSAAAAGKTAHHLPWTWHKKHESKEEKKAELINVTKHKHIDEKIMPGPLGEKIEVLSEDEDIRFEEAGQKEEEFEKSKAHITKS